A single genomic interval of Antechinus flavipes isolate AdamAnt ecotype Samford, QLD, Australia chromosome 1, AdamAnt_v2, whole genome shotgun sequence harbors:
- the LRP12 gene encoding low-density lipoprotein receptor-related protein 12 isoform X2 yields MARCGSTKEPPGWRSARLLLFLISVGACGETPEQIRGPSGIITSPGWPFEYPARINCSWYIRANPGEIITISFQDFDIQGSRRCNLDWLTIETFKNVESYRACGSTLPPPYISSQDHVWIKFHSDDSISRKGFRLAYFSGKSDEPNCACDQFRCGNGKCIPETWKCNNMDECGDNSDEEICAKEADSPTASSFQPCAYNQFQCLSRFTKVYTCLPESLKCDGNIDCLDLGDEIDCDVQTCGQWLKYFYGTFNSPNYPDFYPPGSNCTWLIDTGDHRKVILRFTDFKLDGTGYGDYVKIYDGLEENPHKLLRVLTAFDSHAPLTVVSSSGQIRVHFCADKVNAARGFNATYQVDGFCLPWEIPCGGNWGCYTEQQRCDGYWHCPNGRDEINCTMCQKEEFPCSRNGVCYPRSDRCNYQNHCPNGSDEKNCFFCQPGNFHCKNNRCVFESWVCDSQDDCGDGSDEENCPVIVPTRVITAAVIGSLICGLLLVIALGCTCKLYSLRMFERRSFETQLSRVEAELLRREAPPSYGQLIAQGLIPPVEDFPVCSPNQASVLENLRLAVRSQLGFTSIRLPIAGRSSNIWNRIFNFARSRHSGSLALVSADGDDVPNQNSSREPERNTAHRNLFSVESDDTDTENERRDAAGAVGGVAAPLPQKVPPTTAIEAAIGACGSSSSQNTRSGNTDNGREVTSLDPPSVSPARHQLTSALSRVTQGLRWVRFTLGRSSSVNQNQSPLRQLDNGVRGREEDDDVEMLIPVSDAASDFDVNDCSRPLLDLASDQGQGLRQPYSTAHHGVRPCNRDGPCEHCGIVHTAQIPDSCLEPILKSETSDDEALLLC; encoded by the exons TTTTCAGGATTTTGATATTCAAGGATCAAGGCGATGCAATTTAGACTGGTTGACAATAGAAACCTTCAAGAATGTTGAAAGTTATAGAGCCTGTGGCTCCACGCTTCCACCACCATATATTTCTTCACAGGACCATGTTTGGATCAAATTTCATTCTGATGACAGCATCTCTAGGAAAGGTTTCAGACTGGCATATTTTTCAG GAAAATCTGATGAACCAAATTGTGCATGTGATCAATTTCGCTGCGGCAATGGGAAATGCATTCCTGAAACTTGGAAATGTAATAACATGGATGAATGTGGAGACAATTCTGATGAAGAGATATGTGCCAAAGAAGCTGATTCTCCAACAGCTTCCTCTTTCCAACCCTGTGCTTACAACCAATTCCAATGCCTGTCTCGATTTACCAAAGTTTACACTTGTCTTCCTGAATCCTTAAAATGTGATGGGAACATTGACTGCCTTGACCTAGGAGATGAAATAGACTGTGATGTACAAACATGTGGACAgtggttaaaatatttttatggtacTTTTAATTCTCCCAATTATCCAGACTTTTATCCTCCAGGAAGCAATTGTACCTGGCTAATAGACACTGGTGATCATCGCAAAGTAATTTTGCGCTTCACTGACTTTAAGCTTGATGGTACTGGTTATGGCGATTATGTCAAAATATATGATGGATTAGAAGAAAATCCACACAAGCTTTTACGTGTATTAACTGCTTTTGATTCTCATGCACCTCTTACAGTTGTTTCTTCTTCTGGACAGATAAGAGTACATTTTTGTGCTGATAAAGTAAATGCTGCTAGGGGTTTTAATGCTACCTATCAAGTAGATGGCTTCTGTTTGCCTTGGGAAATACCCTGTGGGGGTAACTGGGGTTGTTATACTGAGCAGCAGCGATGTGATGGGTATTGGCATTGTCCAAATGGAAGGGATGAAATCAATTGTACCATGTGCCAAAAGGAGGAATTTCCCTGTTCAAGAAATGGTGTCTGTTATCCTCGCTCTGACCGCTGCAACTACCAGAATCACTGCCCTAATGgctcagatgaaaaaaactgcTTTTTTTGCCAACCAGGAAATTTTCATTGCAAAAATAACCGATGTGTGTTTGAAAGCTGGGTGTGTGATTCTCAAGATGATTGTGGTGATGGTAGTGATGAGGAGAACTGTCCAGTAATTGTGCCTACCAGAGTAATAACAGCAGCAGTCATTGGGAGTCTCATCTGTGGGCTATTACTCGTCATTGCATTGGGGTGTACTTGTAAACTCTACTCTTTAAGAATGTTTGAACGAAG ATCATTTGAAACACAGTTGTCGAGAGTTGAAGCAGAATTACTAAGAAGAGAAGCTCCTCCTTCTTATGGACAATTAATAGCCCAAGGATTGATTCCACCAGTTGAAGATTTCCCTGTTTGTTCACCAAACCAG GCTTCAGTTTTGGAAAACTTAAGGCTAGCTGTGCGATCTCAACTTGGATTTACCTCAATCAGACTCCCAATAGCAGGCAGATCAAGCAACATTTGGAATCGTATTTTTAATTTTGCAAGATCACGTCATTCAGGATCACTAGCTCTGGTCTCAGCAGATGGAGATGATGTTCCAAATCAAAATTCTAGTAGAGAACCTGAAAGAAATACTGCTCACAGAAACCTATTTTCAGTTGAGTCTGatgacacagacacagaaaatgAGAGGAGAGATGCTGCCGGAGCAGTTGGTGGAGTTGCAGCCCCTTTGCCTCAGAAGGTCCCTCCCACAACAGCCATAGAAGCAGCAATAGGAGCATGTGGAAGTTCCTCAAGTCAGAATACCCGTAGTGGTAATACAGATAATGGAAGGGAAGTAACAAGTTTGGATCCTCCAAGTGTGAGTCCAGCTCGTCATCAACTTACCAGTGCACTAAGTCGAGTGACTCAAGGTTTACGTTGGGTACGCTTTACGTTAGGGAGATCAAGCTCTGTCAATCAGAACCAGAGTCCTTTGAGACAGCTTGATAATGGAGTACGAGGCAGAGAGGAAGATGATGATGTTGAAATGCTAATTCCTGTTTCTGATGCAGCATCAGACTTTGATGTGAATGACTGTTCCAGACCTCTTCTCGATCTTGCTTCAGATCAAGGACAAGGGCTTAGACAACCTTACAGTACAGCACACCATGGAGTAAGGCCATGTAATCGTGATGGTCCCTGTGAGCACTGTGGTATTGTGCATACTGCCCAGATACCCGACTCATGCTTAGAACCAATACTAAAAAGTGAAACAAGTGATGATGAGGCTTTGTTACTTTGTTAG